One window from the genome of Perca flavescens isolate YP-PL-M2 chromosome 17, PFLA_1.0, whole genome shotgun sequence encodes:
- the psap gene encoding prosaposin isoform X2 — MLFLTLLFVSSAVATPLLGTEQCARGPTYWCQNVKAASLCGAVTHCQQNVWNKPQMKSVPCDLCKEVLMVVEQILKDNATEAEVLGYLEKACQLIPDQGLTAECKEMVDDYYPILMGIIKGELEDPSVVCGAMGLCQSQQVALAKAHAQEQLVSNEIPQMDLAQQVSPFLINVPELLYPQESPKQEAPKQETPKQENDDVCQDCVKFLADTQAEAKTNSSFVDSLIENIENQCDLLGPGMSEMCKQYVSQYGTLVVQQLMSMQPKDICVLAGFCTAMKKSIPMLQLQPAQTVPAAKTVPAAKTVAALKLFSATKVESATDKSATPMVRVRESPTCAICEFVMKQLETILEDQKTEEEVIHAVEKVCTYLPSSLSAQCKDLIETYGQAIIELLVQQTDPKTICTVLALCNDASRAYVPALDQTRFKAGGYCQVCKMAVNYIDVLLEKNATEAQIEEAVRKVCSFLPSSFQAECDQMIEQYEPVLIQLLLQMLDPDFVCMKVGACPEAARMLLGTEQCSWGPAFWCKNMETATRCNAVAHCKRHVWV, encoded by the exons ATGCTGTTCCTAACTCTACTTTTCGTGTCTTCag CTGTGGCGACCCCTCTGCTGGGCACTGAGCAATGTGCCCGAGGCCCCACCTACTGGTGCCAGAATGTAAAGGCGGCGTCTCTGTGCGGAGCTGTGACTCACTGCCAGCAGAACGTCTGGAACAAGCCCCAGATg AAATCAGTGCCATGTGACTTGTGTAAAGAGGTGTTGATGGTGGTGGAGCAGATCCTGAAGGACAATGCCACGGAG GCTGAGGTTCTTGGGTACCTGGAGAAGGCCTGCCAGCTCATCCCTGATCAAGGTTTGACTGCAGAGTGCAAGGAGATGGTGGATGACTACTACCCCATCCTCATGGGaattattaaaggagaactg gagGATCCCAGTGTGGTGTGTGGAGCCATGGGGCTGTGTCAGTCTCAGCAGGTAGCCCTGGCTAAGGCTCATGCCCAGGAGCAGCTCGTGTCAAATGAAATCCCTCAGATGGACCTCGCCCAGCAAGTGTCTCCTTTCCTCATCAATGTGCCTGAGCTCCTCTATCCTCAGGAGAGCCCCAAGCAGGAGGCCCCCAAACAAGAGACTCCAAAACAG GAAAATGATGATGTGTGCCAAGACTGCGTCAAGTTCCTGGCTGACACTCAAGCAGAAGCCAAGACCAACTCCTCGTTCGTCGACTCTCTCATTGAGAACATTGAGAACCAGTGTGACCTGCTGGGGCCAGGCATGTCTGAAATG TGCAAGCAGTATGTCAGCCAATATGGTACCCTCGTTGTTCAGCAGCTCATGTCCATG CAACCCAAGGATATCTGTGTCCTCGCTGGCTTCTGTACTGCTATGAAGAAGTCCATTCCCATGCTGCAGCTGCAGCCTGCCCAGACTGTGCCTGCTGCCAAGACTGTACCTGCTGCCAAGACTGTAGCTGCTCTCAAGCTTTTCTCTGCCACAAAGGTTGAGTCTGCCACTGACAAGTCTGCAACG CCCATGGTGCGTGTCCGTGAGTCCCCAACATGTGCCATCTGTGAGTTTGTGATGAAACAGTTGGAGACTATATTGGAAGATCAGAAAACAGAG gAGGAGGTGATTCATGCGGTGGAGAAGGTATGCACATATCTGCCCTCTTCTCTAAGTGCCCAGTGTAAGGACCTGATTGAGACCTACGGCCAGGCCATCATTGAGCTGCTGGTGCAACAGACTGACCCAAAGACCATCTGCACGGTGTTGGCACTCTGCAATGATGCCAGCCGTGCATATGTCC CTGCACTTGACCAGACTCGCTTTAAGGCTGGTGGCTACTGCCAGGTTTGCAAGATGGCCGTCAACTACATCGATGTTCTTCTGGAGAAGAATGCAACTGAGGCACAGATTGAAGAGGCTGTGAGGAAAGTATGCAGCTTCCTGCCCAGCTCTTTCCAGGCCGAA TGTGACCAGATGATTGAACAGTATGAGCCAGTGCTCATTCAGCTGCTTCTCCAGATGCTCGACCCAGACTTTGTGTGCATG aAAGTGGGAGCCTGTCCTGAAGCTGCGCGCatgctgctgggaacagagcAGTGCAGCTGGGGACCTGCATTCTGGTGCAAGAACATGGAGACAGCAACTCGGTGCAAT gCTGTGGCTCACTGCAAACGCCATGTGTGGGTATAG
- the psap gene encoding prosaposin isoform X1 has product MLFLTLLFVSSAVATPLLGTEQCARGPTYWCQNVKAASLCGAVTHCQQNVWNKPQMKSVPCDLCKEVLMVVEQILKDNATEAEVLGYLEKACQLIPDQGLTAECKEMVDDYYPILMGIIKGELEDPSVVCGAMGLCQSQQVALAKAHAQEQLVSNEIPQMDLAQQVSPFLINVPELLYPQESPKQEAPKQETPKQENDDVCQDCVKFLADTQAEAKTNSSFVDSLIENIENQCDLLGPGMSEMCKQYVSQYGTLVVQQLMSMEQQPKDICVLAGFCTAMKKSIPMLQLQPAQTVPAAKTVPAAKTVAALKLFSATKVESATDKSATPMVRVRESPTCAICEFVMKQLETILEDQKTEEEVIHAVEKVCTYLPSSLSAQCKDLIETYGQAIIELLVQQTDPKTICTVLALCNDASRAYVPALDQTRFKAGGYCQVCKMAVNYIDVLLEKNATEAQIEEAVRKVCSFLPSSFQAECDQMIEQYEPVLIQLLLQMLDPDFVCMKVGACPEAARMLLGTEQCSWGPAFWCKNMETATRCNAVAHCKRHVWV; this is encoded by the exons ATGCTGTTCCTAACTCTACTTTTCGTGTCTTCag CTGTGGCGACCCCTCTGCTGGGCACTGAGCAATGTGCCCGAGGCCCCACCTACTGGTGCCAGAATGTAAAGGCGGCGTCTCTGTGCGGAGCTGTGACTCACTGCCAGCAGAACGTCTGGAACAAGCCCCAGATg AAATCAGTGCCATGTGACTTGTGTAAAGAGGTGTTGATGGTGGTGGAGCAGATCCTGAAGGACAATGCCACGGAG GCTGAGGTTCTTGGGTACCTGGAGAAGGCCTGCCAGCTCATCCCTGATCAAGGTTTGACTGCAGAGTGCAAGGAGATGGTGGATGACTACTACCCCATCCTCATGGGaattattaaaggagaactg gagGATCCCAGTGTGGTGTGTGGAGCCATGGGGCTGTGTCAGTCTCAGCAGGTAGCCCTGGCTAAGGCTCATGCCCAGGAGCAGCTCGTGTCAAATGAAATCCCTCAGATGGACCTCGCCCAGCAAGTGTCTCCTTTCCTCATCAATGTGCCTGAGCTCCTCTATCCTCAGGAGAGCCCCAAGCAGGAGGCCCCCAAACAAGAGACTCCAAAACAG GAAAATGATGATGTGTGCCAAGACTGCGTCAAGTTCCTGGCTGACACTCAAGCAGAAGCCAAGACCAACTCCTCGTTCGTCGACTCTCTCATTGAGAACATTGAGAACCAGTGTGACCTGCTGGGGCCAGGCATGTCTGAAATG TGCAAGCAGTATGTCAGCCAATATGGTACCCTCGTTGTTCAGCAGCTCATGTCCATG GAACAG CAACCCAAGGATATCTGTGTCCTCGCTGGCTTCTGTACTGCTATGAAGAAGTCCATTCCCATGCTGCAGCTGCAGCCTGCCCAGACTGTGCCTGCTGCCAAGACTGTACCTGCTGCCAAGACTGTAGCTGCTCTCAAGCTTTTCTCTGCCACAAAGGTTGAGTCTGCCACTGACAAGTCTGCAACG CCCATGGTGCGTGTCCGTGAGTCCCCAACATGTGCCATCTGTGAGTTTGTGATGAAACAGTTGGAGACTATATTGGAAGATCAGAAAACAGAG gAGGAGGTGATTCATGCGGTGGAGAAGGTATGCACATATCTGCCCTCTTCTCTAAGTGCCCAGTGTAAGGACCTGATTGAGACCTACGGCCAGGCCATCATTGAGCTGCTGGTGCAACAGACTGACCCAAAGACCATCTGCACGGTGTTGGCACTCTGCAATGATGCCAGCCGTGCATATGTCC CTGCACTTGACCAGACTCGCTTTAAGGCTGGTGGCTACTGCCAGGTTTGCAAGATGGCCGTCAACTACATCGATGTTCTTCTGGAGAAGAATGCAACTGAGGCACAGATTGAAGAGGCTGTGAGGAAAGTATGCAGCTTCCTGCCCAGCTCTTTCCAGGCCGAA TGTGACCAGATGATTGAACAGTATGAGCCAGTGCTCATTCAGCTGCTTCTCCAGATGCTCGACCCAGACTTTGTGTGCATG aAAGTGGGAGCCTGTCCTGAAGCTGCGCGCatgctgctgggaacagagcAGTGCAGCTGGGGACCTGCATTCTGGTGCAAGAACATGGAGACAGCAACTCGGTGCAAT gCTGTGGCTCACTGCAAACGCCATGTGTGGGTATAG